The following are encoded together in the Platichthys flesus chromosome 9, fPlaFle2.1, whole genome shotgun sequence genome:
- the LOC133960313 gene encoding putative ferric-chelate reductase 1 — MWLCVLIGLNFITMVLGYASKPFPESCGSMLPKHGASPQTTKPPFEIQYEQGNDDEPITVILKSKSSTKFQGFMLEARERGTVDEGVPVGKFIILNPIHTQLMKCNGLENSSVIQASNREKTLIKVNWTAQGADLDIAFRATFLQNALTFWDRVDVIVTSAGNELSTTQPSPTGTITTKMTTTTNNNANRQHSLTREEGSIILMCTNCFVEILIMMVILLDGYICLAIDKWFIISSSVFCAGVEIAALVLIFVGEFYDVTLAAFVCVVSVINLIELTIASLPLIWDLQKWKCDIAVTVCSLLQVIFTIAIMYVGVLKLDGCGLTWMVSWPLIVLITYTLWIYLFIAWAIIFRKTILRKLEKWEQNEGWNICAARMSVIGVPVIIVVGTISFTVAIMVGIATC, encoded by the exons ATGTGGTTGTGCGTTTTGATCGGCCTTAACTTCATCACCATGGTGCTCGGGTATGCAAGTAAACCCTTCCCAGAGTCGTGCGGGTCAATGTTACCAAAGCATGGAGCTTCTCCTCAGACCACTAAACCACCGTTTGAGATACAGTACGAACAAGGCAACGATGACGAGCCAATAACAG TTATTCTTAAAAGCAAGTCATCCACAAAATTCCAGGGATTTATGTTGGAGGCCCGGGAGAGAGGGACGGTGGACGAAGGAGTGCCTGTTGGCAAATTTATAATACTTAATCCGATACACACTCAACTCATGAAATGCAATGGGTTAGAA AACTCGTCTGTTATTCAAGCAAGCAATCGAGAAAAGACTTTGATCAAGGTTAACTGGACAGCGCAGGGAGCTGATCTGGACATTGCTTTCAG AGCCACATTTCTTCAGAATGCTTTGACATTCTGGGACCGAGTGGATGTGATTGTCACCTCTGCAGGTAATGAGTTGAGTACTACACAGCCAAGTCCTACTGGAACAATTACTACAAAGATGACTACTACAACAAATAATAATGCAAACCGTCAACACTCACTGACTCGGGAG GAAGGAAGTATTATATTGATGTGCACCAACTGTTTTGTTGAGATATTGATTATG ATGGTCATCCTCCTCGACGGCTACATCTGTCTTGCTATAGATAAG TGGTTTATCATATCGAgcagtgtgttttgtgcaggAGTTGAAATAGCAGCCCTGGTCTTGATTTTTGTTGGGGAATTTTATGAT gTCACTCTCgcagcttttgtgtgtgttgtgtcagtgaTCAACTTAATAGAGCTCACAATCGCCTCCCTGCCATTAATATGGGACTTACA AAAATGGAAATGCGACATTGCTGTGACAGTGTGTTCTCTACTCCAGGTGATTTTTACAA tTGCCATCATGTATGTTGGTGTTTTGAAGCTTGACGGCTGTGGGCTGACCTGGATGGTGTCTTGGCCTCTAATAGTGTTGATCACATACACACTGTGGATTTACCTGTTCATTGCCTGGGCTATCATATTCAGAAAAACAATACTGAGGAAACTTGAAAAAT GGGAACAAAATGAAGGG TGGAACATCTGTGCAGCTAGGATGAGCGTTATTGGTGTTCCGGTGATCATCGTCGTTGGAACCATTTCCTTCACTGTAGCTATCATGGTCGGGATAGCTACGTGTTAG